The following are encoded together in the Citrobacter arsenatis genome:
- the garK gene encoding glycerate 2-kinase, whose protein sequence is MKIVIAPDSYKESLSATEVAQAIEKGFREIFPDAQYVSVPVADGGEGTVEAMIAATQGSEHSAWVTGPLGEKVNACWGMSGDGKTAFIEMAAASGLALVPPEKRNPLVTTSRGTGELILQALDSGAQSIIIGIGGSATNDGGAGMVQALGAKLCDANGTEIGYGGGSLMSLNTIDISGLDPRLKTCSIRVACDVTNPLTGDTGASRIFGPQKGATEERILELDRNLSHYADIIKKSLRVDVKEVPGSGAAGGMGAALMAFLGAELRSGIEIVTQALNLEEHIHDCTLVVTGEGRIDSQSIHGKVPVGVAHVAKKYHKPVIGIGGSLTRDVEVVHQYGIDAVFSVLTSISTLEEAFRGAFDNIYRASRNIAATLAIGMRSAG, encoded by the coding sequence ATGAAAATCGTAATTGCCCCAGACTCTTATAAAGAAAGCCTTTCTGCTACCGAGGTAGCTCAGGCAATAGAAAAAGGATTTCGGGAAATTTTCCCCGATGCGCAATATGTTTCTGTTCCGGTTGCCGATGGCGGCGAAGGAACGGTTGAAGCCATGATTGCCGCGACGCAAGGGAGTGAACATTCAGCGTGGGTGACGGGGCCGCTGGGCGAAAAAGTGAATGCCTGCTGGGGCATGTCCGGGGACGGTAAAACTGCGTTTATCGAAATGGCTGCAGCCAGCGGTCTGGCGTTGGTTCCTCCTGAAAAGCGTAACCCATTAGTCACCACGTCGCGTGGCACCGGGGAGTTGATTTTGCAGGCGTTGGATAGCGGTGCGCAGAGCATCATTATTGGTATTGGCGGCAGTGCGACCAACGACGGCGGTGCAGGTATGGTACAGGCGCTGGGGGCGAAGCTCTGCGACGCCAACGGGACAGAGATTGGCTACGGTGGCGGAAGCCTGATGAGTCTGAATACCATCGATATCTCGGGCCTGGATCCGCGCTTAAAAACCTGTTCAATTCGCGTGGCTTGTGACGTGACCAATCCGCTTACAGGCGATACTGGCGCTTCGCGCATCTTTGGCCCGCAGAAAGGGGCAACGGAAGAACGCATTCTCGAACTGGATCGTAATCTGTCTCATTATGCCGACATCATTAAAAAGTCGCTGCGGGTTGATGTGAAAGAGGTTCCCGGCTCCGGCGCGGCAGGTGGAATGGGCGCAGCGTTAATGGCTTTTTTAGGCGCGGAGCTGCGCAGCGGTATCGAGATTGTGACCCAGGCACTTAATCTGGAAGAGCATATTCACGACTGTACGTTGGTGGTGACCGGCGAAGGGCGGATTGACAGCCAGAGCATTCACGGCAAAGTTCCGGTAGGCGTAGCGCATGTCGCGAAGAAGTACCACAAACCGGTCATTGGCATCGGTGGTAGCCTGACGCGCGATGTGGAGGTGGTGCACCAATATGGTATCGATGCGGTGTTTAGCGTATTGACCAGCATCAGCACGCTGGAAGAGGCCTTCCGTGGGGCATTTGATAATATTTATCGCGCTTCAAGAAACATTGCCGCCACGTTAGCGATAGGAATGCGCAGTGCGGGGTGA
- the garR gene encoding 2-hydroxy-3-oxopropionate reductase produces MTMKVGFIGLGIMGKPMSKNLLKAGYSLVVADRNPESIAQVIAAGAETAATAKDIAEQCDVIITMLPNSPHVKEVALGEGGIIEGAKPGTVLIDMSSIAPLASREISDALKAKGVDMLDAPVSGGEPKAIDGTLSVMVGGDKAIFDKYYDLLKAMAGSVVHTGEIGAGNVTKLANQVIVALNIAAMSEALTLATKAGVNPDLVYQAIRGGLAGSTVLDAKAPMVMDRNFKPGFRIDLHIKDLANALDTSHGVGAQLPLTAAVMEMMQALRADGLGTADHSALACYYEKLAKVEVTR; encoded by the coding sequence ATGACAATGAAAGTTGGTTTTATTGGCCTCGGTATTATGGGTAAACCAATGAGTAAAAACCTCCTCAAGGCAGGTTACTCGCTGGTGGTTGCTGACCGTAACCCGGAATCCATTGCACAAGTGATTGCCGCAGGCGCAGAAACCGCCGCCACGGCGAAAGATATTGCCGAGCAGTGCGACGTGATCATCACCATGCTGCCGAACTCTCCGCATGTTAAGGAAGTGGCGCTGGGGGAAGGCGGTATTATTGAAGGGGCGAAGCCGGGCACGGTGCTTATCGACATGAGCTCTATCGCACCGTTAGCCAGCCGTGAAATTAGCGATGCGCTGAAAGCGAAAGGCGTGGATATGCTGGATGCGCCGGTCAGCGGCGGCGAGCCAAAAGCGATTGATGGCACGTTGTCGGTGATGGTTGGTGGTGATAAAGCGATTTTCGACAAGTACTACGATCTGCTGAAGGCGATGGCTGGCTCCGTGGTGCATACCGGTGAAATTGGCGCGGGTAACGTCACCAAGCTGGCGAATCAGGTCATAGTGGCGCTGAACATTGCCGCGATGTCTGAAGCGCTGACGCTGGCGACCAAAGCAGGGGTGAACCCGGATCTGGTGTATCAGGCGATCCGTGGCGGGCTGGCGGGTAGCACCGTGCTGGACGCGAAGGCGCCGATGGTAATGGACCGTAACTTTAAGCCTGGTTTCCGTATTGACCTGCATATCAAAGATCTGGCGAACGCGCTGGACACTTCGCATGGCGTTGGGGCTCAGTTGCCGCTGACGGCTGCAGTCATGGAGATGATGCAGGCGCTCCGCGCAGATGGATTGGGCACTGCCGATCACAGTGCGCTCGCATGCTACTACGAAAAACTGGCGAAAGTGGAAGTCACTCGCTAA
- the tdcA gene encoding transcriptional regulator TdcA, producing MNTITLPKTQHLVVFQEVIRSGSIGSAAKELGLTQPAVSKIINDVEAYFGIELVVRKNTGVTLTQAGQVMLSWSESITREMKNMVDEMNSMTSNAVVDVSFGFPSLIAFTIMSGMIKKFKEVFPKAQVSMYEAQLSSFLPAIRDGRLDFAIGTLSDEMKLHDLHVEPLFESDFVLVASKSRTCTGITSLSALKNEQWVLPQTNMGYYSELLTTLQNNGISSENIVKTDSVVTIYNLVLNADFLTVIPCDMTTPFGSNQFITIPVEETLPVARYAAVWSKNYRIKKAASILVELAKEYSSYNCRRRRQLIEID from the coding sequence ATGAATACTATTACGCTCCCTAAAACACAGCACTTAGTGGTCTTTCAGGAAGTCATTAGAAGCGGTTCTATCGGCTCAGCTGCAAAAGAATTAGGCTTAACTCAACCCGCTGTCAGCAAAATCATAAATGATGTAGAAGCTTATTTTGGTATTGAGTTAGTGGTGCGTAAAAATACCGGCGTAACGTTGACTCAGGCTGGTCAGGTGATGCTCTCGTGGTCTGAATCCATTACTCGTGAAATGAAAAACATGGTTGATGAGATGAACAGCATGACGAGCAACGCGGTCGTTGATGTGTCGTTTGGCTTTCCTTCACTGATTGCCTTCACCATCATGTCCGGGATGATTAAAAAATTCAAAGAGGTGTTCCCGAAAGCGCAGGTTTCTATGTATGAAGCTCAGCTCTCCTCGTTCTTACCAGCGATTCGTGATGGGCGTCTGGATTTTGCCATCGGTACGCTGAGCGATGAGATGAAACTGCACGATCTGCATGTTGAACCGCTCTTTGAGTCAGACTTCGTCCTGGTTGCCAGCAAGTCCCGAACATGCACCGGCATCACCTCGCTGAGCGCGTTGAAAAACGAACAGTGGGTGTTGCCACAAACGAATATGGGGTACTACAGCGAACTTCTAACTACGTTACAAAATAATGGCATCAGCAGTGAAAACATCGTTAAAACAGACTCCGTCGTTACGATTTATAATCTTGTTCTCAATGCTGATTTCTTAACAGTAATTCCCTGCGATATGACCACACCGTTTGGCTCAAACCAGTTTATTACTATCCCGGTAGAAGAAACCTTACCCGTCGCGCGTTATGCCGCCGTATGGTCGAAAAATTATCGAATTAAAAAAGCAGCATCTATTTTGGTGGAATTAGCCAAAGAGTATTCATCATATAATTGTCGGAGACGAAGGCAATTAATTGAAATTGATTAA
- the garL gene encoding 2-dehydro-3-deoxyglucarate aldolase, with translation MNNTIFPNKFKAALAAQQIQIGCWSALASPISTEVLGLAGFDWLVLDGEHAPNDISTFIPQLMALKGSASAPVVRVPTNEPVIIKRLLDIGFYNFLIPFVETEEEALNAVASTRYPPEGIRGVSVSHRANMFGTVPDYFAQSNKNITIIVQIESQQGVDNVDAIAATEGVDGVFVGPSDLAAALGHLGNASHPDVQKAIQHIFARAKAHGKPSGILAPVEADARRYLEWGATFVAVGSDLGVFRSATQKLADSFKK, from the coding sequence ATGAATAACACGATTTTCCCGAATAAATTTAAGGCGGCCCTCGCGGCGCAACAGATTCAGATTGGCTGCTGGTCTGCATTGGCTAGTCCAATCAGTACCGAAGTTTTAGGCCTGGCGGGTTTTGACTGGCTGGTGCTGGACGGCGAACACGCGCCGAACGATATCTCGACGTTTATCCCGCAATTGATGGCGTTGAAAGGCAGCGCCAGCGCGCCAGTCGTGCGCGTACCGACCAACGAGCCGGTAATTATCAAGCGCCTGCTGGATATCGGGTTTTATAACTTCCTGATCCCGTTCGTGGAGACAGAAGAAGAAGCGCTCAACGCTGTGGCATCGACCCGCTATCCGCCGGAAGGTATTCGCGGCGTGTCCGTATCCCATCGAGCCAATATGTTTGGCACCGTACCGGACTACTTTGCGCAGTCGAATAAGAACATCACCATCATCGTGCAGATCGAAAGTCAGCAGGGCGTTGATAACGTTGACGCCATCGCTGCGACCGAAGGCGTTGACGGTGTCTTCGTCGGGCCAAGCGATCTGGCTGCGGCGTTAGGCCACCTCGGCAATGCGTCACATCCTGATGTGCAGAAAGCAATCCAGCATATTTTTGCCCGCGCGAAAGCCCATGGCAAACCAAGCGGCATTCTGGCCCCGGTAGAGGCGGATGCACGTCGTTATCTGGAGTGGGGCGCGACGTTTGTTGCCGTTGGCAGCGACCTTGGCGTGTTCCGTTCAGCCACACAGAAACTGGCTGATTCTTTTAAGAAATAA